The following coding sequences are from one Kallotenue papyrolyticum window:
- a CDS encoding molybdopterin oxidoreductase family protein, whose amino-acid sequence MQPRPDTRQPTADKIVRSQCPYCGVGCGIELVVRDKQVVRVQGDPCHPANYGKLCIKGATLDRVLATPNRLTRAFVRQGRPGAAVHVPIDLSLALRTAADRLRAIIERHGPDAVAFYISGQLTTETSYLVNKLCKGLIGTNNIDANSRLCMASAVAAYTLAFGSDGPPCSYADIEAADCFFVIGSNTAECHPVTYRRIEKQVRQHGAKLVVIDPRRTATARYADLYLPIRPGADAALLNGLLHLLIRDERIDRAYIAQHTVGWDELAATVGTYTPERTAQITGLSIEQIERAAALFGQSERTLSLWSMGVNQSRNGVAKALGIINLHLATGKIGRPGCGPFSLTGQPNAMGGREVGYLAHQLPGYRLVANPQHRAEVEAFWGLPPGAISPRPGRPAVELFEALAAGEIKAIWIIGTNPLTSMPNLDTVERGLRRAELVIVQDSYANSATLQFADIVLPAAQWAEQEGTFTASDRHITLLNQAVEPPGDARPDWQLVQAVATFMGYGDRLAYRSAAEIYDELRQLTRGRHPLDVSGVSHARLRQGPIQWPCPDDAHPGTPRLYSDGRFATPDGRARFLPAEFVPPGELPDAAYPFWLTTGRVLEQWHSRTRTGQVPKLNQKATRSYVEIHPDDAAELAVMDGEPVNLYSRRGGCTAVARFNPDIARGVLFMPIHWQDGNPNWVTSPIVDPISKQPELKACAVWLAPVSRLLGRPGAILVGGGADAFRHRQHRVGSDVGQYQEASLWKQR is encoded by the coding sequence ATGCAACCGAGACCAGATACCAGACAACCGACAGCCGACAAAATCGTGCGCTCACAGTGCCCCTACTGCGGCGTGGGCTGCGGCATCGAGCTGGTCGTGCGCGACAAGCAGGTCGTGCGGGTGCAGGGCGACCCGTGCCACCCCGCCAACTACGGCAAGCTCTGCATCAAGGGCGCCACGCTCGATCGCGTGCTGGCCACGCCGAACCGGCTGACGCGCGCTTTTGTGCGCCAGGGCCGCCCCGGCGCCGCAGTGCACGTCCCGATCGATCTATCGCTGGCGCTGCGCACCGCTGCCGACCGGCTGCGCGCGATCATCGAACGCCACGGCCCCGATGCCGTAGCATTCTACATCTCGGGTCAACTGACGACCGAGACCAGCTACCTGGTCAACAAGCTCTGCAAGGGGCTGATCGGCACCAACAACATCGACGCCAACTCGCGCCTGTGCATGGCCTCGGCGGTCGCCGCCTATACCCTGGCGTTCGGCAGTGACGGCCCGCCGTGCAGCTATGCCGATATCGAGGCCGCCGATTGCTTCTTTGTGATCGGCAGCAACACCGCCGAATGCCATCCGGTGACCTATCGCCGGATCGAGAAACAGGTACGCCAGCACGGCGCGAAGCTGGTGGTGATCGACCCGCGCCGAACTGCCACCGCCAGATATGCCGATCTGTACCTACCCATCCGTCCGGGTGCCGATGCAGCGCTGCTCAACGGCCTGCTGCACCTCCTGATCCGCGATGAGCGGATCGACCGCGCCTATATTGCGCAGCACACCGTGGGCTGGGACGAGCTGGCCGCGACGGTGGGCACCTATACGCCGGAGCGGACCGCGCAGATCACCGGGTTGAGTATCGAGCAGATCGAGCGCGCGGCGGCGTTGTTCGGCCAGAGCGAGCGCACGCTCAGCCTGTGGAGCATGGGCGTGAACCAGAGCCGCAACGGGGTCGCCAAAGCGCTGGGGATCATCAACCTGCATCTGGCGACCGGCAAGATCGGCAGGCCCGGCTGCGGCCCCTTCTCGCTCACCGGGCAGCCCAACGCGATGGGTGGGCGCGAGGTCGGCTACCTGGCGCACCAACTGCCGGGTTACCGCCTGGTCGCGAACCCGCAGCATCGCGCCGAGGTCGAGGCGTTCTGGGGGCTGCCGCCGGGCGCGATCAGCCCGCGACCGGGGCGCCCCGCTGTGGAGTTGTTCGAGGCGCTGGCGGCGGGCGAGATCAAGGCGATCTGGATTATTGGTACCAACCCTCTGACCTCGATGCCGAATCTGGACACGGTCGAGCGCGGGCTGCGGCGGGCCGAGCTGGTGATCGTACAGGATTCCTACGCCAACAGCGCGACGTTGCAGTTCGCCGATATTGTGCTGCCGGCGGCGCAGTGGGCCGAGCAAGAGGGCACGTTCACTGCATCCGACCGCCATATCACGCTGCTCAACCAGGCCGTCGAGCCGCCAGGCGATGCGCGCCCCGACTGGCAACTGGTGCAGGCGGTCGCCACGTTCATGGGCTACGGCGATCGACTTGCCTACCGCTCGGCTGCGGAGATCTACGACGAGCTGCGGCAGCTCACCCGCGGCCGGCATCCGCTCGACGTCAGCGGCGTGAGCCACGCCCGCCTGCGCCAGGGGCCGATCCAATGGCCCTGCCCGGACGATGCTCACCCCGGCACGCCGCGGCTGTATAGCGATGGCCGCTTTGCGACCCCCGATGGGCGCGCGCGCTTCCTACCCGCCGAGTTCGTGCCGCCGGGCGAGCTACCCGACGCGGCCTATCCGTTCTGGTTGACTACCGGGCGGGTGTTGGAGCAGTGGCACAGCCGCACGCGCACTGGGCAGGTACCGAAGCTGAACCAGAAAGCGACCCGCAGCTACGTCGAGATCCACCCCGACGACGCAGCAGAGCTCGCGGTGATGGACGGCGAGCCGGTCAACCTGTACTCGCGGCGCGGCGGCTGCACCGCGGTGGCGCGATTCAACCCGGATATCGCGCGTGGCGTCTTGTTTATGCCCATTCACTGGCAGGATGGGAACCCGAACTGGGTGACCAGCCCGATCGTCGACCCGATCAGCAAGCAGCCGGAGCTGAAAGCCTGCGCGGTCTGGCTGGCGCCGGTCAGTCGGCTGCTTGGTCGACCAGGCGCAATCCTCGTTGGCGGTGGTGCTGACGCCTTCCGGCATCGGCAACACCGGGTCGGATCGGACGTAGGCCAATATCAGGAGGCATCTCTATGGAAACAACGGTGA
- a CDS encoding nitrate/nitrite transporter, with protein sequence METTVTVGRASAPKGHLPTLIASFLHFDLCFMLWALPGALGIFIARDLQLSPAAKGLMVAIPILSGSLLRVPMGLLSDRFGGRRVGLAMLVFLLVPLLAGWQYGTNLPALLAIGLLLGTAGASFAVALPLASRWYPPQRQGLVMGIAAAGNSGTVIANLLAPRLATIVGWHNVLGLAMIPLALVILLFAMLAKDSPGTTRRQPLRAYLAALTSSDLWWFCLLYSVTFGGYVGLSSFLPTFLHDQYGMEAINAGYLTALAAFVGSGLRPVGGWLADRFGGVRMLTILLLGIVATYGLGAQLPPLRVMAVLLILGMACLGMGNGAVFQLVPQRFRQQIGVATGTIGAIGGLGGFVLPNVLGLVRQNTGSFGAGFMILAGIALMVLVVLRVLVGVRSGWRMVWREAQLGEPAGERATV encoded by the coding sequence ATGGAAACAACGGTGACCGTCGGGCGCGCCTCGGCGCCCAAAGGGCATCTTCCGACGTTGATCGCCAGCTTTCTGCACTTCGATCTCTGCTTTATGCTCTGGGCACTGCCAGGCGCGCTCGGCATCTTCATCGCCCGCGATCTGCAGCTCAGCCCGGCCGCGAAGGGGCTCATGGTGGCGATCCCGATCCTCAGCGGCTCGCTCCTGCGTGTGCCGATGGGTCTGTTGAGCGACCGGTTCGGCGGCAGGCGAGTTGGGCTCGCGATGCTGGTGTTTCTGCTGGTGCCCTTGCTGGCGGGCTGGCAATATGGCACCAACCTGCCCGCGCTCCTGGCGATCGGCTTGCTGCTCGGCACCGCCGGGGCCTCGTTCGCGGTCGCCCTGCCGCTGGCGAGCCGCTGGTATCCTCCCCAGCGCCAGGGCCTGGTGATGGGCATCGCTGCGGCAGGCAACAGCGGCACCGTGATCGCCAATCTGCTGGCGCCGCGCCTGGCCACGATCGTCGGCTGGCACAACGTGCTGGGCCTGGCGATGATCCCGCTGGCGCTGGTCATCCTGCTCTTCGCTATGCTGGCCAAAGACAGCCCCGGCACCACGCGGCGCCAGCCGCTCCGCGCATATCTGGCGGCGCTGACGTCCAGCGATCTGTGGTGGTTCTGTCTGCTCTACAGCGTCACGTTTGGTGGCTACGTCGGGCTGAGCAGCTTTCTGCCGACCTTCTTGCACGACCAGTATGGGATGGAGGCGATCAACGCCGGGTATCTGACCGCTCTGGCCGCCTTTGTCGGCAGCGGCCTGCGGCCGGTCGGCGGCTGGCTGGCCGACCGGTTCGGTGGCGTGCGGATGCTGACCATCCTGTTGCTGGGGATCGTCGCTACCTATGGGCTCGGTGCGCAGTTGCCGCCACTCAGGGTGATGGCAGTGCTGCTGATCCTGGGGATGGCCTGCCTGGGGATGGGCAACGGTGCCGTGTTTCAGCTCGTCCCACAGCGCTTCCGGCAGCAGATCGGCGTCGCCACCGGCACGATCGGCGCGATCGGCGGGCTGGGTGGGTTTGTACTACCGAACGTGCTGGGGCTGGTCAGACAGAATACTGGCTCGTTTGGAGCCGGGTTCATGATCCTCGCTGGTATCGCACTGATGGTGCTGGTGGTGCTGCGGGTGCTGGTGGGCGTGCGCAGCGGCTGGCGCATGGTGTGGCGCGAGGCGCAACTGGGCGAGCCGGCAGGAGAGCGGGCGACAGTGTGA